Proteins from one Desulfocurvus vexinensis DSM 17965 genomic window:
- a CDS encoding PhzF family phenazine biosynthesis protein, with protein MSAAPPVPPGLAWRQVDVFSREPLGGNGLAVFPDARSLDAPRMLALTRELRQFESIFLTPGPGPGTARARMFTVEEELDFAGHPVLGAACVLHEALGAAAPQDATWTLALNARAVAVTTRRAQSPLGGWYEAEMDQGAPQFGPPLDADTDTARALLRAQGLDADDLVPGLPLQMVSTGLPYLLVPLRRGLERARPASADFAALLGAVGAHFCYPLDVAAREGRSFDNHGLLEDPATGSAAGPAGAYLVRHGLAAPGRVLTIRQGRFVHRPSEIRVRVEGPPEAPARVLMGGEVAMAARGVFD; from the coding sequence GTGAGCGCGGCCCCGCCCGTGCCCCCGGGGCTCGCCTGGCGGCAGGTGGACGTGTTCTCCCGCGAGCCCCTGGGCGGCAACGGGCTGGCGGTCTTCCCCGACGCCCGGAGCCTGGACGCGCCGCGCATGCTGGCCCTGACCCGCGAGTTGCGCCAGTTCGAGTCCATCTTCCTGACCCCGGGCCCGGGCCCGGGCACCGCTCGCGCGCGCATGTTCACCGTGGAGGAGGAGCTGGACTTCGCCGGGCACCCGGTGCTCGGGGCGGCCTGCGTGCTGCACGAGGCCCTGGGCGCCGCCGCCCCGCAGGACGCCACCTGGACCCTGGCCCTGAACGCCCGCGCGGTGGCCGTGACCACGCGCCGGGCCCAGAGCCCGCTCGGGGGCTGGTACGAGGCCGAGATGGACCAGGGCGCGCCGCAGTTCGGCCCGCCCCTGGATGCGGACACGGACACGGCCCGGGCCCTGCTGCGCGCCCAGGGCCTGGACGCGGACGACCTCGTGCCCGGGCTGCCCCTGCAGATGGTCTCCACCGGGCTGCCCTATCTGCTGGTGCCCCTGCGCCGGGGCCTGGAGCGCGCCCGCCCGGCCAGCGCGGACTTCGCGGCCCTGCTCGGGGCCGTGGGCGCCCATTTCTGCTATCCGCTGGACGTGGCCGCCCGCGAGGGCCGCAGCTTCGACAACCACGGCCTGCTGGAGGACCCGGCCACGGGCAGCGCCGCCGGGCCCGCCGGGGCCTACCTCGTCCGCCACGGCCTGGCCGCCCCGGGCCGCGTGCTGACCATCCGCCAGGGCCGCTTTGTGCACCGGCCCAGCGAAATCCGCGTGCGCGTGGAGGGGCCGCCCGAGGCCCCGGCGCGCGTGCTCATGGGCGGCGAGGTGGCCATGGCCGCGCGCGGGGTCTTCGACTGA
- a CDS encoding protein-disulfide reductase DsbD family protein — protein sequence MTVTHSRLARAAVAALLVLAALAVLPPSPARAQGAAEPFSTKWALFRVGEAAQSGPTPLVAVLWLTLEEGFHAYANPPGETGMPTTLRLREGESLLPLTVFYPPGSQEPDVFDPKLTVNAYHGTVPLFVPLDAEPGERVQLRGTLSLAACSDKNCWPLRAEVSLIHDGPVAELPDAQFTFWFPLFSTLAAADDKARDPLAAAVQELAPGPGQPGQEASAPRFEPRFFNPGLEVSGLGLALALAFLAGLLLNFMPCVLPVVSLKLSSLLAGAAEADQGARARAFREHNLYFSAGVLLYFLLLGGVLAALGLAWGQLFQSPAIVLGLTLVVFALALSLFGLYSLPVVDLKAGRPGSPRAQALFTGMLATLLATPCSGPFLGGVLGWVLLQRPEVILAVFLAIGLGMASPFLVMAARPGLARLLPRPGAWMRHLERGVGFFLLGTCVYLLSTLPGAMLVPALALLWAVGLAAWMWGGWTGLSDPPLRRAVVRAAALAVVVAAWFLLLTPPGPKAQWEPYDETAFRAALGTEPVLLDFTADWCPNCKLLEHTALAPANLARWQKRWGLRLMQVDMTRENPGHLELLRALGSQSIPVVAVFPTGQDSLRPLVLRDLFTAGQMDDALARVLAPGAGAQ from the coding sequence ATGACCGTCACCCACTCCCGCCTTGCGCGCGCCGCCGTGGCGGCGCTGCTGGTTCTGGCCGCGCTGGCCGTGCTGCCGCCCTCGCCCGCCCGGGCCCAGGGGGCCGCAGAACCCTTCTCCACCAAATGGGCGCTCTTTCGCGTGGGCGAGGCGGCCCAGTCCGGGCCCACCCCGCTGGTGGCCGTGCTCTGGCTGACCCTGGAGGAAGGCTTCCACGCCTACGCCAACCCGCCGGGCGAAACTGGCATGCCCACCACCCTGCGCCTGCGCGAGGGCGAATCGCTCCTGCCGCTGACGGTGTTCTACCCCCCGGGGAGCCAGGAGCCCGACGTCTTCGATCCCAAGCTCACGGTCAACGCCTACCACGGCACGGTGCCCCTGTTCGTACCGCTGGACGCCGAACCCGGCGAGCGCGTCCAACTGCGCGGCACCCTCTCCCTGGCGGCCTGCTCGGACAAGAACTGCTGGCCCCTGCGCGCCGAGGTCTCCCTGATCCACGACGGCCCCGTGGCCGAGCTGCCCGACGCCCAGTTCACCTTCTGGTTTCCCCTGTTCTCGACCCTGGCCGCCGCTGACGACAAGGCCCGCGACCCCCTGGCCGCCGCCGTGCAGGAGCTGGCCCCCGGCCCCGGCCAGCCCGGGCAGGAGGCGTCCGCGCCCCGCTTCGAGCCGCGCTTCTTCAACCCCGGGCTGGAGGTCTCGGGCCTGGGGCTGGCCCTGGCCCTGGCCTTCCTGGCCGGGCTGCTGCTCAACTTCATGCCCTGCGTGCTGCCCGTGGTCAGCCTGAAGCTCTCCTCGCTGCTGGCCGGGGCCGCCGAGGCCGACCAGGGCGCCCGCGCGCGCGCCTTCCGCGAGCACAACCTGTACTTCTCGGCGGGCGTGCTGCTCTACTTCCTGCTGCTGGGCGGGGTGCTGGCCGCCCTGGGCCTGGCCTGGGGCCAGCTGTTCCAGAGCCCGGCCATCGTGCTGGGGCTGACCCTGGTGGTCTTCGCCCTGGCCCTGTCGCTGTTCGGGCTGTATTCGCTGCCGGTGGTGGACCTCAAGGCCGGGCGCCCGGGCAGCCCCCGGGCCCAGGCCCTGTTCACCGGCATGCTGGCCACCCTGCTGGCCACGCCGTGCAGCGGCCCCTTCCTGGGCGGGGTGCTCGGCTGGGTGCTGCTCCAGCGGCCCGAGGTCATCCTGGCCGTGTTCCTTGCCATCGGCCTGGGCATGGCCAGCCCGTTTCTGGTCATGGCCGCGCGGCCCGGGCTGGCGCGGCTGCTGCCCCGGCCCGGGGCCTGGATGCGCCATCTGGAGCGCGGCGTGGGCTTCTTCCTGCTGGGCACCTGCGTGTACCTGCTCTCCACCCTGCCCGGGGCCATGCTCGTGCCCGCCCTGGCCCTGCTGTGGGCCGTGGGGCTGGCGGCCTGGATGTGGGGCGGCTGGACGGGGTTGTCCGACCCGCCCCTGCGGCGCGCCGTCGTGCGCGCGGCGGCCCTGGCCGTGGTGGTGGCGGCGTGGTTCCTGCTGCTCACGCCCCCCGGGCCCAAGGCGCAGTGGGAGCCCTACGACGAAACCGCCTTCCGGGCCGCCCTGGGCACCGAGCCCGTGCTGCTGGACTTCACCGCCGACTGGTGCCCCAACTGCAAGCTGCTGGAGCACACGGCCCTGGCCCCCGCCAATCTGGCCCGCTGGCAGAAGCGCTGGGGCCTGCGCCTGATGCAGGTGGACATGACCCGCGAGAACCCGGGCCACCTGGAGCTGCTGCGCGCCCTGGGCAGCCAGAGCATCCCGGTGGTGGCCGTGTTCCCCACCGGGCAGGACAGCCTGCGGCCCCTGGTGCTGCGCGACCTGTTCACCGCCGGGCAGATGGACGACGCCCTGGCCCGGGTGCTGGCACCCGGAGCGGGCGCCCAGTGA